In the Limanda limanda chromosome 1, fLimLim1.1, whole genome shotgun sequence genome, one interval contains:
- the LOC133006229 gene encoding arg8-vasotocin receptor-like, whose protein sequence is MLFPGDTSCNITAGNCTRGFDLDPGPPAGNLSGRRNATDPFGRNEEVAKLEITVLSLSFIAAVVGNLFVLLAMQRTRRKPSRMHLFMKHLSLADLVVAFFQVLPQLCWEVTYRFYGPDVLCRIVKHLQVLGMFASTYMMVMMTLDRYIAICHPLQTLQKPTQRAYLMIGSTWFLSLVLSSPQYLVFSLSEVRAGSAVFDCWGHFIQPWGARAYITWFTAGIFLVPVLVLMLCYGFICRAIWQNLRFKTRRKSVGAVVESTKTGILGPSSVSSVSTISRAKLRTVKMTFVIVVAYVVCWAPFFTVQMWSVWDETFSWDDSENTIVTLSALLASLNSCCNPWIYMIFSGHLLSDFAGSLPCCRRLRRKFSHQDSDSSSRRTTLLSRLQGPRLSEPFRDLNSNPGKHCQQVPSTS, encoded by the exons ATGCTCTTCCCCGGGGACACCTCCTGCAACATCACGGCCGGAAACTGCACCCGAGGCTTCGACCTGGACCCCGGACCCCCCGCGGGGAACCTCAGCGGCAGGAGGAACGCCACGGACCCGTTCGGACGCAACGAGGAGGTGGCCAAGCTCGAGATCACCGTCCTGAGCCTGTCCTTCATCGCCGCGGTGGTCGGGAACCTGTTCGTCCTGCTGGCCATGCAACGGACCCGGAGGAAGCCCTCCCGCATGCACCTGTTCATGAAGCACCTGAGTCTGGCGGACCTGGTGGTCGCCTTCTTCCAGGTGCTGCCGCAGCTCTGCTGGGAGGTCACCTACCGCTTCTACGGGCCCGACGTCCTGTGCCGCATCGTGAAGCACCTGCAGGTCCTGGGCATGTTCGCCTCCACCTacatgatggtgatgatgaccCTGGACCGCTACATCGCCATCTGCCACCCGCTGCAGACCCTCCAGAAGCCCACGCAGCGCGCCTACCTGATGATCGGCTCCACCTGGTTCCTCAGCCTGGTCCTCAGCAGCCCACAGTACCTGGTGTTCTCCCTGAGCGAGGTGCGAGCCGGCTCGGCCGTGTTCGACTGCTGGGGCCACTTCATCCAGCCGTGGGGCGCGCGGGCCTACATCACCTGGTTCACCGCCGGGATCTTCCTCGTGCCCGTGCTCGTGCTCATGCTCTGCTACGGGTTCATCTGCAGAGCCATCTGGCAGAACCTGAGGTTCAAGACCCGCAGGAAGAGCGTGGGGGCCGTGGTGGAGTCCACGAAGACCGGGATCCTGGGCCCGAGCTCCGTCAGCAGCGTCAGCACCATCTCCCGGGCCAAATTACGCACGGTGAAGATGACTTTCGTGATCGTGGTGGCGTACGTGGTGTGTTGGGCGCCGTTCTTCACCGTGCAGATGTGGTCCGTGTGGGATGAGACCTTCTCCTGGGACG acTCTGAGAACACCATCGTGACGCTGTCCGCTCTGCTGGCCAGCCTCAACAGCTGCTGCAACCCCTGGATCTACATGATCTTCAGCGGACACCTGCTCTCGGACTTCGCCGGCAGCCTGCCGTGCTGCCGCCGGCTCAGGAGAAAGTTCAGCCACCAGGATTCGGACAGCAGCAGCCGCCGGACCACGCTGCTGTCCCGCCTGCAGGGCCCGCGCCTTTCAGAGCCGTTCAGAGACTTGAATTCCAACCCTGGGAAACACTGTCAGCAGGTCCCGTCCACATCCTGA